The genomic segment GAAGATGGATTCAGATGATAAAATTGTCGCCTACCTGTTCCATGTGAATAATTAGAGTGGGTTCTAAAACGCTCCAAGCACTTGACGATACAGCAATTACTAgacaaataatgaaaacagcaggaattttgaaaataacaaaaacctTTGTTCCAAGAATTCCCTTGTTATTGGTAGGATTTGTTGtagggagaaaataaaaactgaatgGTAATGTCAGGAGCATTACTAAACCCATAATGTAAAAGGGAAGTTGAAAGCCTCCAAGAGTGAACAGAGCTCCTTGtgtaaaaaatatcaatacgCCAGTTTAATACTTTCACGAAGCACGATTGATTTCACTATTTTACCGCCAATTAAACTAAACGATAAAATAAAGCAGAGGGGATATAAAAACCATTAAAAAtgctttaaataaaaattaacatacGGTCCAATAGAAAATCCTAAACCAATAAACGTCTCTAAGATACCCTGAGAAGattcaaatattgaattagTTCGCTGCTGAACATAAAATGTGCGTGCAATACTTACCATTATCACGCAGATTTTATCTGGAAATAAGTTAGCAACGTAAGTAGCTCCGGCTGTGGAGAACGCGGACGCTCCAACAGCTCCTAACCCTCTTACAATAAAACACAGGATTGTAAATTGGGTATCATCCTGAATATGCTGAAGGGTTCCAAATAACAGATTGCAGCTCCCACATAGGAAAACACCTGttgttttaaattgaattatcggttattttcttttatgagcTGCGAATGTTAAGCGCAAAACGAGCTTACCTGACGTAAACATAAACTTTGGTCCTATTGATGGTGTGATATGGCCAATAAAAGGAGATGTACAAAACACTACTGCTGGATGAATACTGAAAATGAGTCCTTGAAAAATACACATTTGCATTTGCACATTAATTACagcttttaaaaatcaataccATATGTGCTTGTAGAGATATTGTGCAAAACCGCCATCTAAATCGATTTAAATGAGCCGATATTGAAGATGTTTAAAACATTAATAGAAAGGTACCTTCCGGAAAAATGGTGAAAGTATCGAAATcgcacaaaaacaaaaaaaatacacaacgcatatgagagaaagagtccatttctgatttttctccAACAACTGAAAAATGGCCTTATTTCTAAATTCAGCAAGAACTAGCAATTTGTTCCTCATCTGTAGAATCTCTTCATCTGAGTGTTTCAATTTCTCATCTGTGAGATTGGATACTGATTTAGACCTGACTGCTGATGGAGCCAATGTAGATTTGCCATGGTAAGCAATATGATTCGGCGTTTCAGTTCCACTACAAACAATAACTTTTAAAGCAGGTAGACCTGCTGCTGGTGAGACAACAATTGTATCACTCATTGTTGTCCAAGGAATGGGACTAGTCCTACAGAGGTTATTTTCCGAAATATCTAAAACTGGTTCATTAAAGAAGTTATTCAATGTCGATGTGGTTGCAGGGAGACTTTCAGCAATCGAATTTGAAgatacaaattcatttgaagaCTCCATTTTACTGATGATAGTGAACTCGACTTTCTAGATGCTGAAAATACGCTACACAAACGTCTAGTGTAATACTGTAATGACATCTAGCAACTTTcgatatttttgatttttcaaaacaaatatcCACCCCCTAGATTTTTCTTCGGGGACATCTATTAGACGACGACTGTACTTTCTAATTTTCTATCAAAAAGTCATTCGAGAAACGATTGATGACTTAGCGtatatccttttttatttgttttttttttaaattctatccACTGATcagttttgtttaatttttccgTGAAAATGCCCGCCCGAAAAACTTATACAGTGAGATAGGAAACAGTTTGGCCATTCGTCCTATTAGCTGTCCATTCTGGAAGGAAGTGGGATTCGGAACCCTAAAATTCTTCTCGGAAAACTGTCACTGCTTCCGATACATAACATTAGTTAAAAAAgcagtgaaacaaaaatggtatAAAATTCCGATTGGCAAAACGATAGAATCCGAAATATGGTGCGCTTAACTTGGCTGACATATTCAACAACATTTGTAGAATAATGTTTGGTGTATTTTTCTTAACTCTTCATAGGtatgtttaaaacaaatttaaatacaagtaatttttttaatggattaAGGAAAGCATTATTTATCTGTGTCGGAGCGGCGCTAGACGCGCTACCAACGGTAGGTTTGATAAGCTCtcccggaaaaaaaatccaaggaCAAAgcacaaaaatacaaaatagcGTTACAGCAAAACTTGTAGGTTGTAGCCTGTTGACTGCTTAAAAGTATTTTATATAGcgccaattaaaatttaaaacagaaatgtttcaaatttaaatgcatcgaccggaaAGAATATTCACACGCACATGCATTTTTCAATTGTAGTTCGTCAAATATCGATGCGCATTCACTGGAATGAAAGTCAATTCGCGTGGGAGTTTATCTAGAGTTTATTCTCCTGTTCTGTGATCGCCTGACGACGAGCCGGACGATGACtcgacgataaaaaaaaatagtgacgACGACTAATAACGAGAAGTCGAGAACGATAATTTGCTGTGCTATGCAATATTGTCAACTTTGGCAacgttgtttttaaaatatacgCCCCATTTTTTGCGTCGATATCACGTATTttccatttcagaaaatttcactcttcatttctttgtttggtGCAACATACAGTTAATATTCATTTCGTACTGGTCAGGCCGAAAAAAtggcagtaaaaaaaatcctagccatgctgtgtgtgtgtatttgtaCAGGTTCGTTTCATTATATTCGCTATTTAATTCTATGCACGTCTTTGACGTCTAAGCCGTTTCGTATAAAATTGTTAATGCGTTGTTGCTGTTAAGTTAGATTGGATGgtcattattttaaatgaatattcaTCCATTTCTGTAGAAATGTGATGGATAATATGAATGCAAAGAACTGCAGGGTACCACACCTATCTCCTGTCAATTAAAAGTACTTACTGTATTGCAGGAAATGCCTTAGATGTCATGGCTTCAAACTTCTCAGATTACTCAGAACAGTCTAATGTGACTACTACGAGTACAATTAAACCATCCACTTCTACTACGACATTGCCAACTCCAGAGATGTCCACAACTGAAATGTCTAGTACTGAGATGTCCACTACTCCTTCCACCACTCCTTTCAtccctactactactacttctcCCACCACTTTCATTCCTGTTTCTCCGACCTATCCGCCCACACCAAAACCAAATCCTCCCAATCCTGCTATGAATTGGGTTGTGGTGGATGAACAAACCAATGTGACATGCATAGTGGTCAAACTTGCTGCCTCATTTGTTATTCCATATCTGAAAGTCAATGGCCAAGTAACAACATAATCTGAATCTAAATGTTAGTCACTCCTAatgttttactcttttttttatagatggAAAATGTTACACTTGCTCTTCCAAGCAATGCAACTTCCAGTGGTACTTGCAACCTAGATGATTTGGAACATGGTCAAGAGATATCTCTTCAATGGTACGCTGACAAAAGTGGTTCTCCCAACACGCTTACTTTTGCATTTCACAGAAATGTGTCTAggtaaaatgttaaaaaaagtcaatttttaaataatataagtCATGATTAATTTAATAGTGGAACTGAGGCTACTGGAAAAGAATCAGTCTATCTTTCAGAAATCAATTTATCAGTTTATCTTGATTCTGAGAATTTTGTAAATGCATCAAGAGGTATTTTGTTGTAATTTTTAGTAAAACAATAACTAAAATTTTGTGTCTCCTAGTTGGAAACTATTCACATGGCAACCTTCAGAACAGTTTGCATTCAGTTCCAGTCAACAACTCCTATAGATGTAACTCTGAAGAAACTTTTGAACTGAACTTGATTGAGGAAATTGATAAAGTAGCCATTATTCATTTTGCCCATATGCAAACAGAGGCTTTCAGAACACAGAATGATGATAAGTTCCATTCTGGTAAGATAGtacttatttgaaatttatgaaaGTATGtaaccttgtttttttttgtttgtttttttgcagcTGTAGACTGTGCTGCTGACAAAGTCATTACTTCTGATATTGTTCCTATTGCTGTTGGGTGTGCCTTAGCTGCTCttgtggttgttgttcttgttgcATACTTGATTGGAAGGAGGCGTGCTCGTCAACGCGGTTATCAAAGTGTTTGAGGAGGAAGGCGAAAGTGAAATGTGATGTAATCGGTATATCAATATGCTAATTTGCTATGGTTACTGTAGtttctttgggtttttctttggaaagTTTTGAATTGTGTAGTTGATTTGGAAAATAACAATGTCGCGTATTTTATATTTGCTAATGTAGCCAtagcttcaaattttttaaattgttccaTAATGTCTGCCTGTCTGGCAAGTTTGTGGCGAATCGATGACGTTAATAGATAAGTGAGTTCAGTTTACCGTCGTAGTTTTATTATCAATCTATAACTTAAggggaaacaaattttattgtttttaatatcAAGAaattagggggggggggcaaatTGCAAGTGTGGGAGTTAATCACATAAGTTTAGTACACAGTATTGTAATCTTTCCACTTCAGCTGCAAACTTCACTTAATAAGATGTAAAAGCGATGACTTCGCGATTAAATTGAGGATTACTATGCCGTTAAGTTGCAAACTGTCAATATTACCTAACCTTGTTAAATTGTGGATATTTAGTTACGAGTTTAACAGCGAATATTCAATGCGTAGTATTGACACCCCACCCCCGTTCATCAAAACGTCAGTTAACgtaatttcattaaatattagTATGGTTTCTGTAAAGGTTGCTTACGGGaataagctttttttttctctcaatagacggtttttactttttagatttatttgaATCGCGCGCTTTGAGGTTTCTCGTGTAAGCCACTAGGTGGCTTAACGATTTACTCGTAAATTAGTTACGCAAAATAGTGTACGCTGGACTTCATGGTTGTGGTCGCGCCGTCTTGCATCGCCAGGTTCCCTCGGGCCGTCGGGCGTTTGGGAGGAGAGCCAGAGACAGAGGGAGGCTTTCAACGACTGCTGCAGATAATTGGCGACATCACCAAGGTTTCACGTGTGATTTATAAATTGTATTTACCTGATTGGTaagttcaaattaaattattaattacaCGGCATGTCGGTACCGAAAAAATCGCAACCTGGTCTCTGTGATGGCACGCCAGTACGTTCACTAACACgcgttattttatttgttacatttgtgatttttcaccAACCCAGTCGAATTTTAGCTGCGTAACGATAAAGAAAGTCTAAAACCTAAATCCCAAACAACATATCTTTTATCCTGTCTATTGGTTTgtgattcttctttctgcaTAAAAAGTCTACATTAAAAATACAGTCTACCGGAACCGGATGATTAATAAAGATAAGAAGGCGTGCTGAAGTGTTTGGTTAATCATAGAGATTCAGAGATTCTATAGACTAGTCAGTCGATCTCGGATCAGGAccggtttttctttattcaggATTataacacaattttatttttaaattagtcgTTAAGCCCAGCCGGTTATAAATAATGCTGAACAGTGAACATTTTATATTCACACTTCACAGTCGAACTTTTGCCGCTTTGGCTGATTGGCTCTTAGCAGGGATGCCAGATGCGGAcgtttttaattgcaaaattGCAAATGGCAATGTTGCGCCTTGCGCGTTACTTTCAAAATGGCTGCTGATAGTCTGACAGGTGACAGCCTTGGCGACGAAGTCAACTCAACCTACTCAACTTAATTTCCCTGACATTATTCGTCATAAAAATGGTAACTACTGCTTGTATTCATTTAAGGCTATTAAATGTAAATTCTGTGTGTGGTGCATTTACAGATATCATAGCCTACAATTTATAACTGGCAATTCCATCggatcatgtggcctgaaaCTGCTGtttcccaaaatgtcgtctctagTTGCACGTACCGGCTGTGCGTTTTGGTCACATCTAGAAATACTTCACAACAGTAAAAGTGATCATGTTGGTGTAACCCTAGGGTTACACATTTAGTTATTTGATGATCTTGATTCTGATAATAATTGagtctttatttttctattagcCTACAGGTAACAGCATtgtgaagtctgagcttcttcattgcagtccAATGTGCTGTGCAGTGtgatttgttgcagccagctttTGAAAGGTGTTCCTCTTGCAggcttgctacctgtaccaCCTGTACTCAAGTAGGATTATCAGCCTCTTTAGGTCTGAGCCTCTTTCTTGCAGCACAATGTGTACATGAATTTTGTGCAGCCAGCTAGTGAACTGTGTGGTGAGCTGTTGCGTGCAGActgtggtgctggtgtcgttCGTTCATTCATTTAACTATGGACCGTTCAGTTGTTCGTTTATGGTAAGAAATCTGTCACTTGTAGTAGTCGTGTAAAATTGTGTCCACCAGTTGGCAAAGTAGGTTAGCATTTAGTTCTTGATGTCATAGACAATTTACATCTTATTTTGTGCTCCTAAATAAGTGCTTTTATGGAAAGTACTTGTAAAGAGTTGTAAACTTTTGTTgctaaaacataaaagaatttcctttgctttttaaaaaggtgaaatgaagttttgttgatttttttatcatcttcttgatttctttttctctagtttAGTGTACATTTCAAGTAAATCATATTGGtatcttttttacatttcaaatttttattggctCAATTATATTCTCATGCTTTGTAGGTTTCCATGGTCAGTTTTatgtttgagctgtttatgGTGTTGCTGTCATTTTCCAGTTCGGAGATGCGCTGAAATGGAActtgtgcagacttgcagttgAACATCATACTTTAATGTGTCATTTGcctatgttggtgtccatgcagtatATGCAGTGTTGAACTGTTGTTCAAAATAGTCGATTttgcctgatggctgtcgggcttattttatcggcagcattttgtcgatatgtcgtctcttgctagTTGCTACCTACCGccgttgaggtaatgcttgatgtaCAGCCTCATTTAATTATTCACTGTAAGTTAATATCtccgttttcatttcagttgattCATTAGCCGCCGTAACTTAGACTTGATCGACTAGTGAAACTCAGATGacgttgctgaaattcaagattgaacaataaattatgtttataaattacaagtgcatatctgggctcccttcttcagtggccccgtttccctaaataaccactaaccaacgcccgccggtggtcactcactcgctgcgacaaccaggaggaagggagatgtttggtcgaacggggacttgcaaggtgcatgattcgatgaaatctgttggaggCTCATGAGCCTAAGCCGGAAGTCTACTATGATGCATTGCTCTCTTAAAAGCTGTTCCTCGGCTCTCTTCGCTATTTTTCCGGTGTCTCTTAACCATGgccgggtaatctccctggttCAGTCAATCACTGCAGTGTCTCCCCCCGCTTTGATTGGCTGTGTATTGAACCGGGCGGTCAGTTTAATAAACAATTCTACATAAATTTTGCTATTAATATTGATGATTCTGTTAAAGGTAATGAAACACGTACGAAGAAATaactataaataatttatatagtttattttcattcatcgATTTTCGTTGATTTTAACCATACATTTTAcaattcattcatttgtttattgaacTTAGTCCGCTCGATTGCGACCGCACGGGGAAGTTAGACTTCATAAGTGACTTTTGCATGTTGCATCTTTAGATTTTTCTACGAATTTACAAACTGATTTTTTCCTAGGTGTACATTCTATGATGGACTTCCTTTTACTGGTTGCCTTTATTTCGTGATTTCAAGTATGAAATTGAGCTTTGCATGTCATGTAGGTTTATCTCGACCcagtttttttatgtttatagcCATACcatcaacttatttttttcaaattctagatgcatccTGTTTCTAGGATTTATTCTAGATGAAATCCCCCACCAGGTGCCACTGCagtttaataacaacaatgaCTGCGATATGATTAGTGCACGGTTAGTTACTGCATGGTTACTGTCTTTCACGTTTCGATGAGTATCAAGTGAActattaaacatttcaaacagTTGGTTAAGTAGCAAAATGTGGTAAAGCAGATTAAGTGTGAAACCAACATTATAGGTATTCTGCTTAGTTGATCTAacagtttgtattttttattaccttgACTTGCAATCTCACACTTATCAATTCTTTTGATGTCTGATATTTTTAAACAGCAGTGAGATCCTTGTGAATGGAAAATAGCATGATCCAGGCTGTTCTTCAATTgcaaagaaagagaattatgattgaaacaaatgcaaaatttcCAACTGGAAATCTCTTCATATTCGTTGTGTAAGTTTTACTGTAAGTTGTAGGCCCTACAGTAAAGTTTATATAATTCCTTTTACTTATTCTTTTGATCATGATCAGAATTTTGGAATTACAGAGAATAAGTATAACaccttaaaaagaaagaactgtgGCTGTGCTAATGTAGCAGTATTGCGTGAGTAGGTTTATTATtacctgtttttgtttggtatgattttttcttattttagtaTAAGTCTCGATTTAGCTAGAGCAgggatccttttcattttgctgtttaaaattttaaacatctcTTGTTTACAAGGCTAGACGATGGCTTAGATCGTTTTTCatcagtcagaaaaaaaaacagtttcactgtttcagttacttttacTTTACGCAATTCTAAagacatttatcggcagttaaCGTTAGATAATTTTGTGTGATAACTGACCGTAAGccacaaagctcacttgttagactTTGGTAATTTGCTTGCCTACTTCGGATTTTAAAGGAGTTAGTACTTCATTAAGTACTTATTAGACGCCCAAAAGAACTAACAGTCGAATGTGAAATTCGGCTTTTTCCTGAATTAATCCTGAATTAATTTCCTGAATTTTTACTGAACTACAGGATATGGCATAAGACAACAATTAGTGCATATTCTTGATTTGCTGATTTGATTCAATATTTTCGAAGTGCTctccattattttttgttgacttgttTCTCTACGCCTCATAATAGCATCATGCTTGTTCTTGTTATTGATCAAATCCTACTTTCTCCTTTTAGGTGAATCTGTTGCCGCCATTCCATAGACTGACCCATTGGGATGGTGAAACTGACGAGAAAacgctgaaattcaagaaaattatgttgatgtagataaattaaaagtgcatatctgggctcccttcttttctgtggccccgtttccctaactaaccactaaccaacgcccgccgg from the Daphnia pulex isolate KAP4 chromosome 1, ASM2113471v1 genome contains:
- the LOC124194299 gene encoding MFS-type transporter SLC18B1-like isoform X2; protein product: MESSNEFVSSNSIAESLPATTSTLNNFFNEPVLDISENNLCRTSPIPWTTMSDTIVVSPAAGLPALKVIVCSGTETPNHIAYHGKSTLAPSAVRSKSVSNLTDEKLKHSDEEILQMRNKLLVLAEFRNKAIFQLLEKNQKWTLSLICVVYFFCFCAISILSPFFRKMAVLHNISTSTYGLIFSIHPAVVFCTSPFIGHITPSIGPKFMFTSGVFLCGSCNLLFGTLQHIQDDTQFTILCFIVRGLGAVGASAFSTAGATYVANLFPDKICVIMGILETFIGLGFSIGPLIGGALFTLGGFQLPFYIMGLVMLLTLPFSFYFLPTTNPTNNKGILGTKVFVIFKIPAVFIICLVIAVSSSAWSVLEPTLIIHMEQFELTPMQLGFLFLVTSISYAISSPFWGWLVGKYDNGNSMMTIGLSVTAISLLLLGPSPILPGLPNVLWLNILSLVLIGVFVALAYVPTYQALLQFATQVGCDTELSTYSIIAGLWASMYSLGF
- the LOC124194299 gene encoding MFS-type transporter SLC18B1-like isoform X1, which translates into the protein MESSNEFVSSNSIAESLPATTSTLNNFFNEPVLDISENNLCRTSPIPWTTMSDTIVVSPAAGLPALKVIVCSGTETPNHIAYHGKSTLAPSAVRSKSVSNLTDEKLKHSDEEILQMRNKLLVLAEFRNKAIFQLLEKNQKWTLSLICVVYFFCFCAISILSPFFRKMAVLHNISTSTYGLIFSIHPAVVFCTSPFIGHITPSIGPKFMFTSGVFLCGSCNLLFGTLQHIQDDTQFTILCFIVRGLGAVGASAFSTAGATYVANLFPDKICVIMGILETFIGLGFSIGPLIGGALFTLGGFQLPFYIMGLVMLLTLPFSFYFLPTTNPTNNKGILGTKVFVIFKIPAVFIICLVIAVSSSAWSVLEPTLIIHMEQFELTPMQLGFLFLVTSISYAISSPFWGWLVGKYDNGNSMMTIGLSVTAISLLLLGPSPILPGLPNVLWLNILSLVLIGVFVALAYVPTYQALLQFATQVGCDTELSTYSIIAGLWASMYSLGEVLGPCVGSILVDAYDFPLAITVIGLLNLAVALLLLLNMLTSIAKSKAATSNAQLSLSEDGLPKVVQVGVTSASDDVIIGENEQLISNSDSNHTYGTY
- the LOC124194325 gene encoding lysosome-associated membrane glycoprotein 1-like translates to MAVKKILAMLCVCICTGNALDVMASNFSDYSEQSNVTTTSTIKPSTSTTTLPTPEMSTTEMSSTEMSTTPSTTPFIPTTTTSPTTFIPVSPTYPPTPKPNPPNPAMNWVVVDEQTNVTCIVVKLAASFVIPYLKVNGQMENVTLALPSNATSSGTCNLDDLEHGQEISLQWYADKSGSPNTLTFAFHRNVSSGTEATGKESVYLSEINLSVYLDSENFVNASRVGNYSHGNLQNSLHSVPVNNSYRCNSEETFELNLIEEIDKVAIIHFAHMQTEAFRTQNDDKFHSAVDCAADKVITSDIVPIAVGCALAALVVVVLVAYLIGRRRARQRGYQSV